In one Haemophilus parainfluenzae genomic region, the following are encoded:
- the rpsO gene encoding 30S ribosomal protein S15: MSLSTEKKAAIVAEFGRDAKDTGSSEVQIALLTAQINHLQAHFAEHKKDHHGRRGLLRMVSRRRKLLDYLKRTDLALYQSTIARLGLRR, translated from the coding sequence ATGTCTCTAAGTACTGAAAAAAAAGCAGCAATCGTTGCTGAATTTGGTCGCGATGCGAAAGATACTGGTTCTTCTGAAGTTCAAATCGCATTATTAACTGCACAAATCAACCACTTACAAGCTCACTTCGCTGAGCACAAAAAAGACCACCATGGTCGTCGTGGTTTATTACGTATGGTTTCTCGTCGTCGTAAACTTTTAGACTACTTAAAACGTACTGATCTTGCTTTATACCAAAGCACTATCGCTCGTTTAGGTTTACGTCGCTAA